A stretch of Brassica napus cultivar Da-Ae chromosome C6, Da-Ae, whole genome shotgun sequence DNA encodes these proteins:
- the LOC106402861 gene encoding probably inactive receptor-like protein kinase At5g41680 → MMAWCLRKKRYVKAKLSWKSKKKNLSPSGNWQPEDDSDEGKIVFFGGSNYTFDLDDLLAASAEILGRGAFGSTYKVAVDDDTATVVVKRLERVVVGRREFEQTMEIVGSIKHENVAELKAYYYSKNDKLAVYSYYSKGNLFEVLHGENGVSLDWESRLRIAIGAARGLAIIHEADDRKLVHGNIKSSTIFIDSQCNGCICDLGLTAITRSLPQASICSSGYHAPEVTDRRKCTQFSDVYSFGVVLLELLTGKSPASPLPGEGNMDLASWIRSVVSKEWTGEVFDIELMKQIGIEEEMVEMLQIGLACVALNPQDRPHAAEVVKMLRDIRTLDPE, encoded by the exons ATGATGGCTTGGTGCTTACGGAAGAAACGGTATGTGAAAGCTAAGCTCTCATGGAAGTCTAAGAAGAAAAACTTGTCTCCTTCAGGTAACTGGCAACCAGAGGATGACAGCGATGAAGGCAAGATCGTCTTCTTTGGAGGAAGTAACTATACCTTTGATTTGGATGATTTGTTAGCTGCATCCGCTGAAATTTTGGGGAGAGGTGCTTTTGGCTCAACCTACAAAGTAGCTGTGGATGATGATACAGCCACGGTAGTAGTGAAGAGACTGGAGAGGGTGGTAGTTGGAAGAAGAGAGTTTGAGCAAACAATGGAGATTGTTGGTAGCATCAAGCATGAGAATGTAGCTGAACTAAAAGCTTATTACTATTCCAAGAACGACAAGCTCGCTGTTTACAGCTATTACAGTAAAGGAAACCTCTTCGAGGTGTTGCACG GTGAGAACGGAGTATCGCTAGATTGGGAGTCTCGATTGAGAATAGCGATTGGTGCAGCAAGAGGACTGGCTATTATACATGAAGCAGATGACAGGAAGCTTGTCCATGGGAACATCAAATCTTCCACCATCTTCATAGACTCGCAATGCAACGGTTGCATCTGCGATCTCGGCTTGACAGCCATCACGAGATCTCTCCCTCAGGCTAGCATTTGTTCTTCGGGTTATCACGCTCCGGAAGTAACAGACAGAAGAAAGTGCACACAGTTTTCTGATGTATACAGCTTTGGGGTAGTGTTACTGGAACTTCTAACAGGGAAATCTCCAGCGAGTCCGCTACCAGGAGAGGGAAACATGGACTTGGCTAGCTGGATAAGGTCAGTGGTGTCGAAAGAGTGGACCGGAGAAGTGTTTGACATAGAGCTAATGAAGCAAATAGGTATAGAGGAAGAGATGGTTGAGATGTTGCAAATAGGTTTGGCTTGTGTTGCCTTGAACCCACAAGATCGACCTCATGCAGCAGAGGTTGTTAAGATGCTACGAGACATTCGAACACTTGATCCAGAGTAG
- the LOC106402862 gene encoding mitochondrial import receptor subunit TOM7-1: MDSTLSLKPRGKGKGSKGASSSNDKSKLQLLKEWSNWSLKKAKVATHYGFIPLIIIIGMNSDPKPHLFQLLSPV; encoded by the coding sequence ATGGATTCTACACTTTCGTTGAAGCCCAGAGGAAAAGGGAAAGGATCAAAGGGAGCTTCCTCTTCCAATGACAAATCCAAGTTGCAGCTCCTCAAGGAATGGAGCAACTGGTCTCTCAAGAAGGCCAAAGTCGCCACTCACTACGGATTCATtcctctcatcatcatcatcggcATGAACTCCGATCCAAAGCCCCATCTCTTCCAGCTCCTTAGCCCTGTCTGA